The following are encoded in a window of Brevibacillus ruminantium genomic DNA:
- a CDS encoding ABC transporter permease, protein MKRFTSMLFLTTMPFFLLVILFLIVPLLSMINGSFQTDGGGAYTLNQYREIFTNPYYWQAFQNSVLISFLSSLVGIVAAVFATYAITRFPDRLQQRILVITNLTSNFAGIPLAFAFIVMLGNSGLFILLARKLGLDLSQSFSLYSWSGLTLVYIYFQLPLAVMLLFPLYRGVQKQWMEAAELLGASPLKFWLKIGLPVLLPGIAGTFSILFANAMGAYASAYALTTSNYNLVPIRIGALVSGDIFARPELGSALAVLLGLTLAIALTLNEWLTRRIRRDLS, encoded by the coding sequence ATGAAAAGGTTCACCAGTATGCTTTTTTTGACAACGATGCCCTTCTTTTTGCTGGTCATCCTCTTCCTCATCGTCCCGCTTCTGTCCATGATCAACGGGAGCTTCCAGACAGACGGAGGAGGAGCCTACACACTCAATCAATACCGTGAAATTTTTACAAATCCTTACTATTGGCAAGCCTTTCAAAACAGTGTGCTGATTTCGTTTCTGTCCAGTCTGGTCGGGATTGTGGCGGCTGTCTTTGCCACGTATGCGATTACCCGCTTTCCCGATCGCCTGCAGCAGCGAATACTCGTCATTACCAACCTGACCTCCAATTTTGCCGGTATCCCGCTCGCCTTTGCCTTTATCGTAATGCTTGGCAACAGCGGACTGTTTATTCTGCTGGCTCGAAAGCTGGGCTTGGATCTGAGCCAATCCTTCAGTCTCTACTCATGGAGCGGTCTGACGCTGGTGTATATCTACTTTCAACTTCCGCTTGCGGTCATGCTCCTTTTTCCGCTCTACCGCGGCGTCCAGAAGCAATGGATGGAAGCTGCCGAACTGCTTGGCGCCTCCCCTCTAAAGTTTTGGCTGAAAATTGGCCTGCCTGTGCTGCTGCCGGGGATCGCCGGAACGTTCAGCATCCTGTTTGCCAATGCGATGGGGGCCTACGCCTCAGCCTACGCGCTGACGACAAGCAACTACAATCTCGTGCCGATCCGCATCGGCGCACTGGTGTCCGGCGATATTTTTGCCCGCCCCGAGCTGGGCAGCGCCCTGGCTGTCCTGCTTGGTCTGACGCTTGCCATCGCTCTGACGCTCAATGAATGGCTGACGAGACGGATTCGGAGGG
- a CDS encoding alkaline phosphatase family protein, which yields MSNNKLAMIMLDGLRYDTAVSHMGYLHHLVEYGKASRFRVQSELPSLSRPLYEVLLTGTPVWTNGVTGNRTVRLSHQESLFHLTRKQGLTNATASYYWVSELYNEAPFDPLRDRIQQNTDKPIQHGIFYFEDHYPDTHLFADAHYLLNTHGPDFLYVHSMNIDDDGHKYTADSIQYRNRVLAADAILATVLPVWMEKGYQIMITADHGMTADGNHGGTTSADREVPLFIISDRIAPGILEETISQLQVAPLACHLLGIPASEAMQPLTVCDRSPASP from the coding sequence ATGTCCAATAACAAACTGGCAATGATCATGCTCGATGGCCTGCGCTATGATACAGCCGTATCGCATATGGGCTATCTCCATCATCTGGTTGAATACGGAAAAGCTTCCCGCTTCCGTGTCCAATCTGAGCTTCCCAGCCTCTCCCGCCCTTTATACGAGGTGCTGCTGACCGGAACGCCGGTGTGGACAAATGGCGTCACCGGAAACCGGACGGTTCGCTTGTCTCATCAAGAAAGCCTGTTTCACCTGACGAGAAAACAGGGGCTGACCAACGCCACGGCATCCTACTACTGGGTGAGTGAGCTGTATAACGAGGCCCCCTTTGATCCGCTGAGAGACCGCATCCAACAAAATACGGACAAGCCGATCCAGCACGGTATCTTTTATTTCGAAGATCATTATCCCGACACACATCTGTTTGCGGATGCCCACTACCTGCTGAATACCCATGGTCCTGATTTTCTTTACGTGCATTCCATGAATATCGACGACGACGGGCACAAGTATACGGCTGATTCGATCCAGTACCGCAATCGCGTGCTGGCAGCAGATGCCATTTTGGCAACCGTCCTGCCTGTCTGGATGGAAAAAGGCTATCAGATTATGATCACAGCCGATCACGGCATGACCGCTGATGGAAATCACGGAGGCACGACTTCGGCCGACAGAGAAGTTCCGTTATTTATCATCAGTGATCGCATCGCTCCCGGTATCCTCGAAGAGACGATTTCCCAATTGCAGGTGGCGCCGCTCGCCTGCCATCTGCTGGGCATCCCTGCCTCGGAGGCGATGCAGCCCCTAACCGTATGTGATCGGAGTCCGGCGTCTCCCTGA